The proteins below come from a single Cannabis sativa cultivar Pink pepper isolate KNU-18-1 chromosome 3, ASM2916894v1, whole genome shotgun sequence genomic window:
- the LOC115709356 gene encoding protein IMPAIRED IN BABA-INDUCED STERILITY 1 has translation MGCVSSKQAVSVTPAIDHSGALRGNAGNSGRSRVGAGELEKKNSTAAAVGGKRTKKKSGGSELVGLSGSELGESGRASSNGGGGCGSVESLSFRLGNLQKYVEGEQVAAGWPAWLSAVAGEAIHGWVPLRADSYEKLEKIGQGTYSTVFRARDLETGKIVALKKVRFDNFEPESVRFMAREITILRRLDHPNVIKLEGLITSRLSCSLYLVFEYMEHDITGLLSCPDIKFNESQIKCYMKQLLSGIEHCHSRGVMHRDIKGSNLLVGNDGILKVADFGLANFCNYGHRQPLTSRVVTLWYRPPELLLGSTDYGAAVDLWSVGCVFAELLMGKPILQGRTEVEQLHKIFKLCGSPPDEYWKKSKLPHATLFKPQHPYDSCLRETFKDFPIENVNLLETLLSVEPYKRGTASLALASEYFSTKPYACDPSSFPVYPPSKEIDAKNREEAKRKKSSGRVRGTETRKPTRKPLGTSKLAPSEDSVTLSRDSRKSNGCNLHVHKEENGKLDGDAPKPSVDKEEEVLHVKNASQGDIPFSGPLQVSTSSGFAWAKRRKDEASIRSHTRSISRGHIFNPVEPSIAVNTKNSLDLKTHENGDVMHRGRAESRGHDSYEIAKLAIQNHWGKFERPDSFDASDVYHSQELSLALYQREELGPTKSDLGFQDQGEKVEFSGPLLSQSHRIDELLERHERQIRRAVRKSWFHRVPGKKLVK, from the exons ATGGGGTGCGTCAGCTCCAAGCAGGCGGTGTCTGTCACGCCTGCCATAGACCACTCGGGTGCTTTAAGGGGCAATGCCGGGAATTCGGGCCGGAGCCGGGTTGGGGCTGGGGAGCTTGAGAAGAAAAATAGTACGGCAGCGGCGGTGGGGGGAAAGAGGACGAAGAAAAAGAGTGGGGGAAGTGAGTTGGTGGGACTGAGTGGGAGCGAGTTGGGTGAGTCTGGGAGAGCGAGTTCAAACGGTGGTGGTGGGTGTGGGAGTGTTGAGTCTTTGAGCTTTAGATTGGGAAACCTTCAAAAGTACGTGGAAGGAGAACAGGTTGCTGCTGGTTGGCCGGCTTGGCTCAGCGCCGTCGCCGGGGAAGCTATTCATGGTTGGGTACCTCTCCGAGCCGATTCATACGAGAAACTAGAGAAG ATTGGACAGGGTACATACAGTACTGTATTTCGAGCAAGAGACCTTGAAACTGGGAAGATAGTTGCTTTAAAGAAGGTGCGGTTTGATAATTTTGAACCTGAGAGTGTAAGGTTCATGGCACGAGAAATCACTATTCTTCGCAGGCTTGACCATCCAAATGTCATTAAATTGGAGGGCTTAATTACTTCTCGACTATCATGTAGCTTGTACCTTGTGTTTGAGTACATGGAACATGATATTACTGGACTCTTATCTTGCCCTGACATCAAGTTCAACGAGTCACAG ATTAAATGCTACATGAAGCAGTTATTATCTGGGATTGAACATTGTCACTCGAGGGGTGTAATGCATCGAGATATAAAAGGATCAAATCTTCTAGTGGGGAATGATGGAATTTTAAAGGTGGCGGATTTTGGATTGGCCAACTTCTGCAATTATGGGCATAGACAACCATTAACTAGCCGTGTTGTCACTTTATGGTACCGTCCACCGGAGCTTTTGCTGGGGTCAACAGATTATGGAGCTGCAGTGGACCTCTGGAGTGTTGGGTGTGTTTTTGCAGAACTACTCATGGGAAAACCTATTCTTCAAGGAAGAACAGAG GTTGAACAATTACACAAGATCTTCAAGCTTTGTGGTTCCCCACCAGATGAATACTGGAAAAAATCTAAACTCCCCCATGCAACTCTTTTCAAACCACAACATCCTTACGATAGTTGTCTGCGGGAGACTTTTAAAGATTTTCCTATAGAGAATGTGAACCTTCTCGAGACACTTCTTTCAGTGGAACCATATAAACGGGGGACAGCCTCCTTAGCCCTTGCATCTGAG TATTTCTCAACAAAGCCTTACGCATGTGATCCATCAAGCTTTCCAGTATACCCACCTAGCAAAGAGATCGATGCTAAAAACAGGGAGGAAGCTAAGAG AAAGAAGAGCAGTGGGAGAGTTCGGGGGACGGAAACAAGGAAGCCGACAAGGAAACCTTTGGGAACAAGTAAATTGGCACCATCGGAG GACTCTGTAACTCTGTCGCGAGACTCACGTAAAAGCAATGGTTGTAATCTACATGTTCATAAGGAAGAAAATGGTAAATTAGATGGGGATGCACCAAAGCCATCAGTTGATAAAGAAGAAGAGGTCTTGCATGTGAAGAATGCATCTCAAGGAGACATTCCATTTTCTGGCCCATTACAGGTTTCCACTTCAAGTGGCTTTGCGTGGGCGAAAAGAAGGAAAGATGAAGCTTCAATAAGATCACATACTCGATCTATTTCGAGAGGACACATTTTCAATCCAGTAGAGCCTTCAATTGCAGTGAATACAAAGAATAgtttagatttgaaaacacaTGAAAATGGAGATGTTATGCATAGGGGACGCGCTGAATCTAGAGGCCATGACTCATATGAGATTGCTAAGCTTGCCATCCAGAACCACTGGGGCAAGTTTGAACGTCCAGATTCATTTGACGCTTCTGATGTTTACCACTCACAGGAATTATCTTTGGCACTTTACCAGAGAGAGGAACTTGGACCCACTAAAAGTGATCTG GGTTTTCAGGATCAAGGTGAGAAAGTTGAATTTTCTGGACCCTTATTATCACAGTCACACAGAATTGATGAACTCTTAGAGAGACATGAACGGCAAATCCGACGGGCAGTTCGGAAATCATGGTTCCATAGAG TTCCAGGTAAGAAGCTGGTGAAGTAG